Proteins from a single region of Patescibacteria group bacterium:
- a CDS encoding ATP-binding cassette domain-containing protein, which produces MIEVKNLVKKFGNFVAVNNISFSIDKGEIFAFLGPNGAGKTTTIKMLTTLLHPTSGEILLNGYNPLTHPSQARCSFGIVFQDPSLDDELTVWENLDLHGVLYSVEKKIRRERMENLLKLVELWDRKDSLVKTFSGGMKRRLEIARGLIHHPTILFLDEPTLGLDPQTRNHIWNYIKDLNAKEKITVFLTTHYMDEADKMANKIAIIDQGKISAQGSSADLKKQTGKDSLEEAFLTLTGHNIREGGADKLAMMRMFHR; this is translated from the coding sequence ATGATTGAAGTTAAAAATTTAGTGAAAAAATTCGGTAATTTTGTCGCAGTTAATAATATCTCCTTTTCAATAGACAAAGGAGAAATTTTTGCATTTTTGGGGCCAAACGGGGCCGGTAAAACTACAACTATAAAAATGTTGACCACCCTGCTTCATCCGACTAGCGGCGAGATACTTTTAAACGGTTATAATCCGCTAACGCACCCCAGTCAAGCTCGCTGCTCTTTTGGTATAGTTTTTCAAGATCCGAGCCTAGACGATGAATTAACGGTTTGGGAAAACCTAGACTTGCATGGCGTTTTATACAGCGTGGAGAAGAAAATTCGCCGTGAAAGAATGGAAAATTTACTAAAATTAGTAGAGCTTTGGGACAGAAAAGATAGTTTGGTTAAAACATTTTCTGGCGGTATGAAGCGGCGTCTAGAAATCGCCCGCGGGTTAATTCATCATCCGACGATTTTATTTTTAGACGAGCCAACGCTTGGCCTTGATCCGCAGACCCGCAATCATATTTGGAATTATATAAAAGATTTAAACGCTAAAGAGAAAATTACAGTTTTTTTAACCACGCATTATATGGACGAGGCGGATAAAATGGCTAATAAAATTGCCATTATTGATCAGGGTAAAATCAGTGCCCAGGGAAGTTCGGCGGACTTAAAAAAACAAACAGGCAAGGATTCTTTAGAAGAAGCATTTTTAACTTTAACCGGCCATAATATTCGCGAGGGGGGCGCGGATAAACTAGCCATGATGAGAATGTTTCATAGATAG
- a CDS encoding ABC transporter permease gives MQVIYILWLRQIKRYLRSKSRIVGSLGQPLLFLIALGFGFGPIYQQAGGGNYLQFLTPGIIAMSILFTALFSGIEIIWDRQFGFLKETMVAPVSRLKIMLGRTLGGATVATLQGLIVFIISMLIGFHSERPALILLTVFIMFFIALLFASLGTVIAALLKDMQGFQLIMNFLVMPIFFLSGALFPLKGLPPAIGTITRFDPLSYGVDALRGSLIVGGSHFGLLTDSIVLVLIVAALLYLGSYLFSKMQA, from the coding sequence ATGCAAGTTATTTATATTCTTTGGTTAAGACAAATTAAAAGATATTTACGGTCAAAATCGAGAATTGTCGGCTCGCTTGGTCAGCCTTTATTATTTTTAATTGCTTTAGGTTTTGGGTTCGGACCGATTTATCAGCAAGCTGGCGGTGGTAATTATTTGCAATTTTTAACGCCGGGCATTATTGCCATGAGTATTTTATTTACCGCGCTATTTTCCGGTATTGAAATAATTTGGGATCGGCAGTTCGGATTCTTAAAAGAAACCATGGTTGCTCCGGTTTCTCGCCTTAAAATTATGCTTGGCCGGACCTTGGGCGGCGCTACCGTGGCCACTTTACAGGGCTTGATAGTTTTTATTATTTCTATGCTAATAGGCTTTCACTCAGAGAGGCCAGCTTTGATTCTTTTAACTGTTTTTATAATGTTTTTTATCGCGCTTTTATTTGCTTCGTTGGGTACCGTCATTGCCGCTTTGCTGAAAGATATGCAAGGATTTCAATTGATTATGAATTTTTTGGTTATGCCAATCTTCTTCTTGTCCGGCGCGCTTTTCCCACTCAAAGGCTTGCCGCCCGCGATTGGCACCATTACGAGGTTTGATCCGCTTTCTTATGGAGTAGACGCCCTAAGAGGGTCCTTGATTGTTGGTGGCAGTCATTTCGGTCTGTTAACCGATTCGATAGTGCTGGTTTTAATCGTAGCTGCTTTGCTTTATTTGGGCAGTTATTTATTTTCCAAAATGCAGGCTTAA
- a CDS encoding PBP1A family penicillin-binding protein translates to MKKKLSNWRSQAIKGVHKVKGGIMKRLFLFILLLAILGVVFLILNFVWLGITLPNPNKLLDRSIAQSTKIYDRTGKTLLYEIFTDQRRTLIPLQDIPRDVVYATIVVEDKDFYKHPGFDLRGIVRAVITDIINLRKAQGGSTITQQFIKNALLTNTKSYTRKIRELLLAYQIEKKFSKDQILQMYFNEIPYGSNAYGIEEASQMYFAKSARDLTLDESALLAAIPKAPTYYSPNGEHRDELVGRKNFILDLMVKDGYINNERAEAAKNIDTLKKIAPRHESILAPHFVMYIKELLSEKYGTRLVEQGGLKITTTLDVEKQKIAEEEVTKQAEKNAKNFGANNAAMVALDVKTGQILVMVGSKDFFDDSIDGQVNVTLSPRQPGSSIKPIIYSAAFEKGYTPDTPLFDVETNFGPAGPNGKNYIPHDYDGKERGPVTMRQALAGSLNIPAVETLYLTGVNNVLNLAQKMDYTTLNDPSRYGLSLALGGAEVKLLEHTQAFATLAREGKKITTSAILKVEDSQGNVLEEWKNSDYQPEEVLPTQVARLTNSILTDNQARTFIFGANSPLYLGDRPVAAKTGTTNDWVDGWTMGFTPSLACGVWVGNNDNAQMKKQADGVVVAAPIWHNFMVRALANSPIEYFTSPDPVNPGNPVLIGDVPGKTMVKIDKASGKLATELTPASYIIEKSYHDYHSILQYVDKNNPNGPVPINPSSDPQYSRWEEAVRNWMTKNNIKADLPPTEYDDVHTLANKPSVTITSPSEAAYVSDQLINVNIAAFAPRGINRVECFLDNNQAAISYSAPWSCPINVSGYSSGPHQIKIVAYDDIDNNNEAMVNINLVNPVPVAF, encoded by the coding sequence ATGAAGAAAAAACTGTCAAACTGGAGAAGCCAAGCCATTAAAGGCGTTCATAAGGTCAAAGGCGGAATAATGAAAAGATTATTTCTTTTTATTTTACTTTTGGCTATTTTGGGCGTAGTTTTTTTAATTTTAAATTTTGTCTGGCTAGGCATCACCTTGCCTAATCCGAATAAATTATTGGATCGGTCGATCGCTCAAAGCACTAAAATCTATGACCGCACCGGCAAAACATTACTTTATGAAATTTTTACCGATCAACGCCGCACACTTATTCCCCTCCAAGATATTCCTCGCGACGTGGTTTACGCCACTATCGTAGTTGAAGACAAAGATTTTTATAAACACCCCGGCTTTGATTTAAGGGGTATCGTTCGGGCCGTTATTACCGATATTATCAATTTAAGAAAAGCGCAAGGCGGTTCAACGATTACCCAACAATTCATTAAAAATGCCCTATTAACCAATACTAAAAGTTATACGAGAAAGATTAGAGAATTGTTGTTAGCCTATCAAATTGAAAAAAAATTCTCTAAAGATCAAATTTTACAAATGTATTTTAATGAGATTCCCTATGGTTCCAATGCCTATGGCATTGAAGAGGCCAGCCAAATGTATTTTGCTAAATCAGCCCGCGACCTGACCCTGGATGAATCGGCTCTTTTGGCGGCCATACCCAAAGCACCGACCTATTATTCGCCTAACGGAGAACATCGCGACGAGCTAGTCGGCCGCAAAAATTTTATTTTAGATTTAATGGTTAAAGATGGTTATATTAATAACGAACGCGCCGAAGCCGCAAAGAATATTGATACGCTTAAAAAAATAGCGCCCAGACATGAAAGCATCTTAGCGCCTCATTTTGTCATGTATATCAAAGAATTATTATCAGAAAAATACGGCACACGCTTGGTAGAACAGGGCGGACTGAAAATCACAACTACGCTCGACGTTGAAAAACAAAAAATTGCTGAAGAAGAAGTGACTAAACAGGCAGAAAAAAACGCAAAAAACTTTGGCGCCAATAACGCGGCCATGGTGGCGCTTGATGTTAAAACTGGACAAATTCTGGTTATGGTCGGCTCTAAAGATTTCTTTGATGACTCTATTGATGGACAAGTTAATGTGACCCTAAGCCCGCGACAACCCGGCTCATCAATCAAACCAATCATTTATAGTGCCGCTTTTGAAAAGGGCTATACACCAGATACGCCGCTCTTTGACGTTGAAACTAATTTTGGTCCAGCCGGGCCAAATGGAAAAAATTATATCCCGCATGATTATGACGGCAAAGAACGCGGGCCCGTCACTATGCGCCAAGCCCTGGCCGGATCGCTTAATATTCCTGCCGTAGAAACTCTATACCTAACTGGCGTAAATAATGTTTTAAACTTAGCGCAAAAAATGGACTACACGACCCTGAACGATCCGAGTCGTTATGGTTTATCGCTAGCTCTGGGCGGAGCAGAAGTAAAATTATTAGAGCATACTCAAGCCTTTGCCACCTTGGCGCGTGAGGGCAAAAAAATTACCACCAGCGCAATTTTGAAAGTTGAAGATAGCCAAGGAAACGTCTTGGAAGAGTGGAAGAATAGTGACTATCAACCTGAGGAAGTTTTGCCGACGCAAGTGGCCCGATTAACTAATAGTATTTTAACTGATAACCAGGCCCGAACATTTATATTCGGCGCCAACTCGCCTCTTTATTTGGGCGACCGACCAGTCGCGGCCAAAACAGGCACGACCAATGATTGGGTTGATGGTTGGACTATGGGTTTTACGCCGAGTTTAGCCTGCGGAGTTTGGGTTGGCAATAATGACAACGCTCAAATGAAAAAACAGGCTGATGGCGTTGTAGTAGCTGCGCCGATTTGGCATAATTTCATGGTTCGCGCTTTGGCAAATTCACCTATTGAATATTTTACCTCGCCAGATCCGGTTAACCCTGGCAATCCAGTGTTAATTGGCGATGTTCCTGGAAAAACTATGGTCAAAATTGATAAAGCGTCGGGCAAACTGGCGACCGAGTTAACGCCCGCTAGTTATATTATAGAAAAATCTTATCATGATTATCATAGTATTTTGCAATACGTCGACAAGAACAATCCTAACGGCCCAGTCCCAATAAATCCGTCTAGCGACCCCCAATATAGCCGCTGGGAAGAAGCCGTGCGTAATTGGATGACAAAAAATAATATTAAAGCTGATTTGCCGCCAACCGAATATGATGACGTACACACCTTGGCCAATAAACCATCAGTCACTATCACCTCCCCAAGCGAAGCAGCCTATGTTAGCGATCAATTAATTAATGTAAACATCGCCGCTTTCGCGCCGCGCGGAATTAACCGCGTCGAATGCTTCCTTGATAATAATCAAGCTGCTATTTCTTATAGTGCTCCTTGGTCATGCCCTATAAATGTAAGCGGATATTCTTCCGGCCCTCATCAAATAAAAATTGTAGCCTACGACGACATTGATAATAATAACGAAGCAATGGTTAATATTAATTTGGTTAATCCTGTTCCTGTTGCTTTCTAA
- the tyrS gene encoding tyrosine--tRNA ligase, giving the protein MINTDQVKIEQLLSRGVENVYPNREFLAKLLSLGKRLTLYTGYDPTAPTLHIGHAITMLKLREFQDLGHKVIMLIGDFTGMIGDPTDKSATRKQLTRQQVLNNCQEYKKQASTILNFKGKNPVEVKYNSKWLAKLNFADVLELTSHFTVQQMLVRDMFQERMKQSRSIHVHEFLYPVMQAYDCVAMDVDGEVGGNDQTFNMLAGRDLMKQLKNKEKFVLTTKLLTDSSGLKMGKTEGNMISLSDSAKDMYGKTMALSDDLIVRSFEIATRIPVERVKEIERLLKSGANPRDLKAELAYEIVKIYYGETEAKVAREEFDKIYTKKDYPMTPVVIKARVKPDNLLGILWELNLSLELGRFPSKTEAKRLIEQGSIKVNDQVVKDWAKKIDVENGQKIDIKIGGKHPGEYSITWLDK; this is encoded by the coding sequence ATGATAAATACAGATCAAGTTAAAATTGAGCAATTACTTAGCCGTGGCGTTGAAAATGTTTATCCTAATCGCGAATTTTTGGCTAAACTTTTATCATTGGGCAAACGATTGACCTTATATACTGGTTATGACCCGACTGCGCCGACCCTGCACATTGGCCACGCTATTACTATGTTAAAATTGCGCGAATTTCAGGATTTGGGACATAAGGTTATTATGTTGATTGGAGATTTTACCGGTATGATTGGCGATCCGACCGACAAGAGCGCGACGAGAAAACAATTGACGCGGCAACAGGTTTTAAATAATTGCCAAGAATATAAAAAACAAGCTTCGACTATTTTAAATTTTAAAGGCAAAAATCCGGTTGAAGTAAAATATAATAGCAAGTGGCTGGCAAAATTAAACTTTGCTGATGTTTTGGAGTTAACTTCCCATTTTACGGTTCAGCAAATGTTAGTTAGAGACATGTTTCAAGAAAGAATGAAACAGTCGCGGTCAATTCATGTTCACGAATTTTTATATCCGGTGATGCAGGCTTATGACTGCGTGGCTATGGATGTTGACGGAGAAGTGGGCGGCAATGATCAAACTTTTAATATGCTGGCTGGCCGCGATTTGATGAAACAATTGAAAAATAAAGAAAAATTTGTGCTTACTACCAAACTTTTAACCGATAGTAGTGGATTAAAAATGGGCAAGACAGAAGGCAATATGATTTCTTTGTCTGATTCGGCTAAAGATATGTACGGCAAAACAATGGCCTTGAGTGATGATTTAATTGTCAGAAGCTTTGAAATCGCCACGCGCATACCCGTGGAGCGAGTCAAAGAAATAGAACGGCTTTTAAAAAGCGGTGCTAATCCGCGCGATCTTAAGGCAGAGTTGGCCTATGAAATAGTTAAGATCTATTACGGCGAAACCGAGGCTAAGGTTGCGCGAGAAGAATTCGATAAAATCTATACTAAAAAAGATTACCCAATGACGCCCGTTGTCATAAAGGCACGCGTTAAACCAGATAATCTTTTGGGTATATTATGGGAATTAAATTTATCTTTAGAATTAGGTCGTTTCCCAAGTAAAACCGAGGCTAAGCGTTTGATTGAGCAAGGGTCAATTAAGGTTAATGATCAAGTCGTGAAGGATTGGGCCAAGAAAATAGACGTGGAGAATGGTCAAAAAATAGATATTAAAATCGGAGGCAAGCATCCAGGAGAATATTCGATAACCTGGCTTGACAAATAA
- the rpsP gene encoding 30S ribosomal protein S16, with translation MLAIKLARRGKKNQPLFRLLVQEKAKDPFGDFLEELGHWNPKTKQGDFNKERIVHWISQGAQPTPSVNNLLINQGIIEGKKMKASKKPQTKEQPKVEEAKKEEAPAAEAK, from the coding sequence ATGTTAGCAATTAAATTAGCTAGACGCGGCAAAAAAAATCAGCCTCTGTTTCGGTTGCTGGTTCAAGAAAAGGCCAAAGATCCATTTGGAGATTTTTTGGAAGAGTTGGGACATTGGAATCCAAAAACTAAACAAGGAGATTTTAATAAAGAGAGAATTGTTCATTGGATCTCTCAAGGCGCTCAGCCCACGCCTTCGGTTAATAATCTTTTAATTAATCAGGGAATCATTGAAGGTAAAAAAATGAAGGCCAGCAAAAAACCTCAGACCAAAGAGCAGCCCAAAGTAGAAGAAGCGAAAAAAGAAGAAGCACCTGCCGCTGAAGCCAAATAA